One stretch of Streptomyces peucetius DNA includes these proteins:
- a CDS encoding bifunctional DNA primase/polymerase, with protein sequence MGDGIGRYRGTASGPSRENRLAQWLRRRSGNAEADDSRREELLLAAAAAGLPLAPAAHPVGYRCSCERIGCPTPATHPLSFAWQTQSTTDREQIQRWAQGQPEANFITATGMVHDVLDVPLEAGRGALARLFERGIDVGPVAEVGTDRMLFFTATRGTPEDEDEWWPCALDCHPETMDEHPGLRWHCRGSYVLVPPARLPGDGDLGVAWVRGPEHPLPDPLTLLETLTDACAKYAGENTDVDHHATAWPLGR encoded by the coding sequence ATGGGCGACGGTATCGGCCGCTACCGCGGCACGGCGAGTGGGCCTTCCCGGGAGAACAGGCTGGCGCAGTGGCTGCGCCGCCGGAGCGGGAACGCCGAGGCGGACGACTCGCGTCGCGAGGAGCTGCTGCTGGCCGCCGCCGCCGCGGGACTGCCGCTCGCTCCTGCCGCGCACCCCGTCGGCTATCGCTGTTCCTGTGAGCGCATCGGGTGTCCGACCCCGGCCACGCATCCGCTCTCGTTCGCCTGGCAGACCCAGTCCACGACCGACAGGGAACAGATCCAGCGCTGGGCGCAGGGCCAGCCCGAGGCGAACTTCATCACCGCCACCGGCATGGTGCACGACGTGCTCGACGTGCCCCTCGAAGCCGGTCGCGGCGCGCTCGCCCGGCTGTTCGAGCGGGGGATCGACGTCGGACCGGTCGCCGAGGTGGGGACGGACCGGATGCTCTTCTTCACCGCCACCCGCGGTACCCCGGAGGACGAGGACGAGTGGTGGCCCTGCGCCCTGGACTGCCACCCGGAGACCATGGACGAGCACCCGGGCCTGCGCTGGCACTGCCGCGGCAGCTACGTCCTCGTGCCCCCGGCCCGGCTCCCCGGCGACGGTGACCTGGGCGTCGCCTGGGTGCGCGGCCCGGAGCATCCGCTGCCGGACCCACTGACGCTGCTGGAGACCCTCACGGACGCCTGCGCGAAGTACGCCGGCGAGAACACGGACGTGGACCACCACGCGACAGCCTGGCCGCTCGGCCGCTGA
- a CDS encoding small ribosomal subunit Rsm22 family protein, with translation MTVTAPTADTLRAALARLLDGLPPTQAAQAVERLIANYRGDTPTAAPILRDRSDVVAYAAYRMPATYEAVRSALGALRAAVPGWSPVTHTDIGGGTGAASWAVADAWDEAAPRTTVLDWAEPALALGRELAAASRVPSLRDVQWQRSRISSTLRIESTDLVTVSYVLNELTAADRAAVVAEAARAARAVVVVEPGTPDGYARIIEARDALVAAGLRIAAPCPHSAACPIEPGSDWCHFAARVSRSSLHRQIKGGSLPYEDEKFSYVAATRPPVGPEPAAARVVRKPQIRKGLVLLDLCTRDDGLRRDTVTKRRGARYKDARDAEWGDAWPPRDAAADDGS, from the coding sequence TGGACGGGCTGCCGCCCACGCAGGCCGCGCAGGCCGTCGAGCGGCTGATCGCCAACTACCGTGGGGACACGCCCACCGCCGCGCCCATCCTGCGGGACCGCAGCGACGTCGTCGCTTACGCCGCGTACCGGATGCCGGCGACCTACGAGGCGGTGCGGTCCGCGCTCGGTGCGCTGCGGGCGGCGGTGCCGGGCTGGTCGCCCGTGACGCACACCGACATCGGCGGCGGCACCGGTGCCGCGAGCTGGGCGGTCGCCGACGCGTGGGACGAGGCGGCGCCGAGGACGACGGTGCTGGACTGGGCCGAGCCCGCGCTCGCGCTCGGCCGTGAGCTGGCCGCCGCCTCCCGGGTGCCTTCCCTGCGTGACGTGCAGTGGCAGCGCTCCCGGATCAGTTCGACGCTCCGTATCGAGAGCACCGATCTCGTCACCGTCTCCTACGTGCTCAACGAACTCACCGCCGCCGACCGCGCCGCCGTGGTCGCGGAGGCCGCGCGCGCGGCCCGGGCCGTCGTCGTCGTGGAACCCGGCACCCCCGACGGTTACGCACGGATCATCGAGGCCCGCGACGCGCTCGTCGCCGCCGGACTGCGCATCGCCGCGCCCTGCCCGCACAGCGCCGCCTGCCCCATAGAACCGGGCTCCGACTGGTGCCACTTCGCCGCCCGGGTCTCCCGTTCCTCCCTGCACCGGCAGATCAAGGGCGGTTCACTGCCGTACGAGGACGAGAAGTTCAGCTACGTCGCCGCCACCCGTCCCCCCGTGGGGCCCGAGCCGGCCGCCGCGCGGGTCGTCCGCAAGCCGCAGATCCGCAAGGGCCTGGTGCTGCTCGACCTCTGCACCCGGGACGATGGGCTGCGCCGCGACACGGTGACCAAGCGTCGCGGCGCGCGCTACAAGGACGCCAGGGACGCGGAGTGGGGCGACGCCTGGCCGCCCCGCGACGCCGCGGCCGACGACGGCAGCTGA
- a CDS encoding FTR1 family iron permease, with translation MFDSFLIGMREGLAAGVALALLLACLVKEGGRDAVRPVLTGVAAAAVVFLGFGFVLEHGPQPLTFQARRLLAAVLSAVAVCLLTWWILHLRHPARRPAAALVATGFLVVGRVGLETELFVWAAVRAATGSGGGNGAPLVGVLLGIATAVVLAGLIHRGALRLGPAKFLPWTGGMLVVVAAGVLAYGVQDLQDARFLGGAADRAFDIGSAVPPDSWYGALLEGVFAFGPSPTVLQVTVWALYLVPALGLFLAPVGFGRSMGVEEQKATDEKAGSGGDGARGDGGTVPDSERVCDGARRTGGGPVGDER, from the coding sequence GTGTTCGACAGCTTTCTGATCGGCATGCGCGAGGGGCTCGCGGCAGGGGTGGCCCTCGCCCTCCTCCTCGCCTGTCTGGTGAAGGAAGGCGGGCGGGACGCCGTGCGCCCGGTCCTCACCGGGGTCGCGGCCGCGGCCGTCGTCTTCCTGGGCTTCGGCTTCGTACTCGAACACGGCCCCCAGCCGCTCACGTTCCAGGCGCGCCGGCTGCTCGCCGCGGTGCTGTCGGCCGTGGCCGTCTGCCTGCTGACGTGGTGGATCCTCCACCTGCGGCACCCGGCCCGGCGTCCGGCGGCGGCGCTCGTCGCCACCGGGTTCCTGGTGGTGGGGCGGGTGGGCCTGGAGACGGAGCTGTTCGTGTGGGCGGCGGTGCGTGCCGCGACCGGGAGCGGCGGCGGCAACGGCGCCCCGCTGGTGGGTGTGCTGCTCGGGATCGCCACCGCCGTCGTGCTCGCCGGGCTGATCCACCGGGGCGCGCTGCGGCTCGGTCCGGCGAAGTTCCTCCCCTGGACCGGCGGCATGCTCGTCGTGGTCGCGGCCGGAGTGCTCGCGTACGGCGTCCAGGATCTGCAGGACGCCCGGTTCCTCGGCGGGGCGGCGGACCGGGCGTTCGACATCGGCTCCGCCGTCCCGCCGGACAGCTGGTACGGGGCGCTGCTGGAGGGCGTGTTCGCCTTCGGGCCGAGCCCGACCGTCCTCCAGGTCACGGTGTGGGCGCTGTATCTGGTCCCGGCGCTCGGCCTTTTCCTCGCCCCGGTAGGGTTCGGACGGTCCATGGGGGTCGAGGAGCAGAAGGCAACCGATGAGAAGGCTGGGTCGGGCGGCGACGGGGCTCGCGGTGACGGCGGTACTGTCCCTGACAGCGAGCGCGTGTGTGACGGTGCACGGCGAACGGGCGGTGGTCCCGTCGGCGACGAACGATGA
- a CDS encoding TetR/AcrR family transcriptional regulator, with protein sequence MTEQPKAPDSSRRSERSRRAIYDAALALVGEVGYTKTTVEGIASRAGVGKQTIYRWWPSKAAVLLEAFLDLAEQASDAAGPDGYEIPDTGDLEADLRLVLRATVDEMNTPVYDAPARALAAEGVVDATVGAQFVEKLLEPQLRLYVTRLRAAQEAGQVRAGIDLRIALELFVGPLAHRWLLRTLPLTHEYADLVVDYAVNGLAPRD encoded by the coding sequence ATGACCGAGCAGCCGAAGGCACCCGACTCCTCGCGCCGCAGCGAGCGCTCCCGTCGCGCGATCTACGACGCCGCCCTCGCCCTCGTCGGCGAGGTCGGCTACACGAAGACCACCGTCGAAGGCATCGCCTCCCGCGCCGGGGTCGGCAAGCAGACGATCTACCGCTGGTGGCCCTCCAAGGCGGCCGTTCTCCTCGAGGCGTTCCTCGATCTTGCCGAACAGGCGTCGGACGCGGCCGGTCCCGACGGCTACGAGATCCCCGACACCGGCGACCTCGAGGCCGATCTCCGCCTGGTCCTGCGCGCCACCGTCGACGAGATGAACACCCCCGTCTACGACGCCCCGGCCCGTGCCCTCGCCGCGGAGGGCGTGGTCGATGCGACGGTCGGTGCCCAGTTCGTCGAGAAGCTGCTCGAGCCGCAGCTCCGGCTGTACGTCACACGGCTGCGCGCCGCGCAGGAGGCCGGGCAGGTCCGGGCCGGGATCGACCTGCGTATCGCCCTCGAGCTGTTCGTCGGACCGCTCGCGCACCGCTGGCTGCTGCGCACCCTGCCGCTCACGCACGAGTACGCCGACCTGGTCGTGGACTACGCCGTGAACGGCCTCGCGCCCCGCGACTGA